In one window of Cynocephalus volans isolate mCynVol1 chromosome 6, mCynVol1.pri, whole genome shotgun sequence DNA:
- the CDIPT gene encoding CDP-diacylglycerol--inositol 3-phosphatidyltransferase: MPDENIFLFVPNLIGYARIVFAIISFYFMPCCPLTASSFYLLSGLLDALDGQAARALNQGTRFGAMLDMLTDRCSTMCLLVNLALLYPRATLLFQLSMSLDVASHWLHLHSSVVRGSESHKMIDLSGNPVLRIYYTSRPALFTLCAGNELFYCLLYLFNFSEGPSVGSVGLFRMGLWITAPIALLKSLISVIHLITAARNMAALDAADRARKK; the protein is encoded by the exons ATGCCAGACGAAAATATCTTCTTGTTCGTGCCTAACCTCATCG GTTATGCCCGGATTGTCTTCGCCATCATTTCTTTCTACTTCATGCCCTGCTGCCCCCTCACGGCCTCTTCCTTCTACCTGCTCAGCGGGCTTCTGGACGCTCTCGATGGACAGGCGGCTCGAGCCCTTAATCAAG GAACTCGGTTTGGGGCCATGCTGGACATGCTAACGGACCGCTGCTCcaccatgtgtctgttggtcaacCTGGCCCTGTTGTACCCTCGAGCCACCCTTCTCTTCCAGCTCAGCATGAGCTTGGATGTGGCCAGTCACTGGCTGCATCTCCACAG TTCTGTGGTCCGAGGCAGTGAGAGTCACAAGATGATTGACCTGTCCGGGAATCCAGTGCTTCGGATCTATTACACCTCCAGG CCTGCTCTGTTCACCCTGTGTGCTGGAAATGAGCTCTTCTACTGCCTCCTCTACCTGTTCAACTTCTCCGAGGGACCTTCAG TTGGCTCTGTGGGGCTTTTCCGAATGGGCCTCTGGATCACCGCCCCCATTGCCTTGCTCAAGTCCCTCATCAGTGTCATCCACCTGATCACAGCCGCCCGCAACATGGCTGCCCTGGATGCGGCAGACCGTGCCAGGAAGAAGTGA